The Chitinophaga sp. Cy-1792 genome contains the following window.
ATTGCAGAACGTATATGAAACATACGCTCATCACCTTGCTCCTGCCACATTGTACAAACAGTATCCCTGTTTACCGAAGTTACTGTTGCCAACTGAAATGTCATTAGTACCAGGCTTCCAAAACTCATCATTTATCATTTTTAAAATGATTAAATATTGTGACGAAGTTTTTCTGAGGAAGATGGATCAGGTTGAAGACAGGGTTAATTTTTTTGCTACGCAAAGATAACACCTCTATCGGATTAAATAAATTTTATAGATATGTTTTTTGTTAAGCGTTAGTTAACGTCGCAGCCCGCTTTTCAGGAGCCTGCTAACTCATTAAAAGACATCTTTTAAGTGAAATAGTTGCAGTGCTCCGCTATCGTTTTTTACAATAGCGATAATATCAAATCTTATCTCCCGGGGATGCAATTCATGGACCTCCAGGTAGCGGGTGGCAGCATCCCTGATATGTTGTTCTTTTTTGCGGTCTACCGCTTCCTCCGGATAACCGAAAAGGTCAGTACGTCGGGTCTTTACTTCAATGAAATAGATACAGGTATGACGCCGGGCTACAATATCCAGTTCGAGGCGGCCTGATTTCCAGTTACAATGCAGCACCTCACAATACTTTGCGACATAAGCCAGGGCGAGTGCCTCCCCCTGTTTGCCCAGTCGGACATGGTTACTCATAACAATGTTGATAAATGGGTTAGCAAATCAGTTGGTTATCAGTTGATATCTATTACTTTTGCAGCGCAGTATGCAAATAATTTAAAACGAGTTATCCGATATGAAACTATTCAGACTGGACGGAAAAGTTCAACACTATGCCTGGGGCGGGTTTGAATACATCCCTGCGTTGCTGGGAATTCAACCCACTGATAAACCAAGCGCTGAATACTGGATGGGTGCACATGAAAGCGCGCCTTCCGCCATCACAACTGCCAGCGGCCAGGTACCGCTGAATACACTCCTCCAGCAAGACCCCGCAAACCTCGTTGGCCAGGATGTCTGGAATACATTCGGACAATTACCTTACCTCTTCAAAATTCTGGATGTAAGAGAGATGCTTTCCATCCAGGTACACCCTGACAAATCAGAAGCAGAGAAAGGTTTTGCACGTGAAAACGCAGCAGGTATCCCCTTAAATGCACCCAACAGAAATTATAAAG
Protein-coding sequences here:
- a CDS encoding YraN family protein, which produces MSNHVRLGKQGEALALAYVAKYCEVLHCNWKSGRLELDIVARRHTCIYFIEVKTRRTDLFGYPEEAVDRKKEQHIRDAATRYLEVHELHPREIRFDIIAIVKNDSGALQLFHLKDVF